One Catalinimonas alkaloidigena DNA window includes the following coding sequences:
- a CDS encoding aldehyde dehydrogenase family protein gives MEQTTLRTDIAAALQQLGIESENAAASSGSEWFGMTGALREVHSPADGALIASVHMADEAAYETILTRAQEAFPVWRSTPAPVRGEVVRQIGVKLRHYKEALGQLVTYEMGKVLSEGLGEVQEMIDICDFAVGQSRQLYGLTMHSERPSHRMYEQYHPLGPIGIISAFNFPVAVWSWNAMLAAVCGDVCIWKPSEKTPLTAIACQRIVAQVLQENDLPEGIFNLIVGDATIGKKMAEDRRLPLVSATGSTRMGQSVGQAVGARLGRSLLELGGNNAIIITPHADLELAIRATAFGAVGTCGQRCTTTRRLIVHEYVYEEVKNRLLRVYEQLRIGDPLKGDTLVGPLIDRQAVETMQRALEQVKAEGGNVLVGGEPLQGSGYESGTYVRPALVEAENHYATVQEETFAPILYLIRYEGEIEKAIALQNDVRQGLSSALFSLNIHETEAFLSHAGSDCGIANINIGTSGAEIGGAFGGEKETGGGRESGSDAWKAYMRRQTNTINYGRQLPLAQGVSFDI, from the coding sequence ATGGAACAAACTACCCTGCGAACCGACATCGCCGCGGCGTTGCAACAGCTCGGCATCGAATCGGAGAATGCCGCCGCTTCGAGTGGAAGCGAATGGTTCGGCATGACCGGCGCACTGCGGGAAGTCCACTCACCGGCCGATGGCGCGCTGATCGCCTCGGTTCACATGGCCGACGAAGCGGCGTACGAAACGATCCTCACACGAGCCCAAGAAGCTTTCCCGGTTTGGCGCAGTACACCCGCGCCCGTCCGCGGCGAAGTTGTCCGGCAGATCGGGGTGAAACTCCGGCACTATAAAGAGGCACTCGGCCAGCTGGTGACTTACGAAATGGGCAAGGTGCTGAGCGAAGGGCTGGGCGAAGTGCAGGAGATGATCGACATCTGCGACTTTGCCGTAGGGCAATCGCGGCAATTGTACGGCCTCACCATGCACTCGGAGCGCCCTTCGCACCGCATGTACGAGCAGTACCACCCGCTGGGGCCGATTGGCATCATCTCGGCCTTCAATTTTCCGGTGGCGGTCTGGTCGTGGAACGCCATGTTGGCGGCCGTGTGCGGCGATGTATGCATCTGGAAACCTTCGGAGAAAACACCGCTGACGGCCATTGCCTGCCAGCGCATTGTGGCCCAGGTACTGCAGGAAAACGATTTACCAGAAGGCATTTTTAACCTGATTGTGGGCGATGCCACCATCGGGAAGAAAATGGCCGAAGACCGACGTCTGCCGCTCGTATCTGCGACGGGTTCCACCCGAATGGGGCAGAGCGTAGGGCAGGCCGTAGGCGCACGCCTGGGGCGGTCGCTGCTGGAGCTGGGCGGGAATAACGCCATCATCATCACCCCGCATGCCGATCTGGAGCTGGCCATTCGGGCCACGGCTTTTGGAGCAGTCGGCACCTGCGGGCAGCGTTGCACCACCACCCGGCGCCTGATTGTCCACGAGTACGTCTACGAGGAGGTGAAAAACCGCCTGTTGCGTGTCTACGAGCAACTGCGCATCGGCGATCCGCTCAAAGGCGATACGCTAGTAGGCCCGCTGATCGACCGGCAAGCGGTGGAAACAATGCAACGCGCCCTGGAGCAGGTCAAGGCGGAGGGCGGAAACGTGCTGGTCGGCGGGGAGCCTTTGCAGGGCAGTGGCTACGAATCGGGCACGTACGTGAGACCCGCCCTGGTCGAGGCCGAGAATCACTACGCTACCGTGCAGGAAGAAACGTTTGCGCCCATACTGTATCTGATTCGATACGAAGGAGAAATTGAGAAGGCTATTGCACTACAGAACGACGTACGGCAGGGGCTTTCTTCCGCACTGTTTTCGCTGAACATCCACGAAACCGAAGCTTTTCTTTCGCATGCCGGGTCCGACTGCGGAATCGCCAATATCAACATCGGGACGTCGGGCGCGGAGATCGGCGGCGCGTTTGGTGGAGAGAAAGAAACGGGCGGCGGACGCGAATCTGGCTCGGATGCCTGGAAAGCTTACATGCGCCGACAAACTAACACGATTAACTACGGCCGCCAACTTCCACTGGCACAGGGCGTTTCTTTTGATATCTAA
- a CDS encoding toxin-antitoxin system YwqK family antitoxin: MKYLCTRLFLLAGIFSMVGLSSAHAQTDTLQTEGKGLYENDKPTIILDTVASVKDQKERKKKWKKRVFYGIKTRKNFTKKGVGDRMEIEIFYTLKSYQDPDPYLQELREIYWYNTNEKKIEKGPIKEGEARYAQILHGPYKKMRGGEVIEEGIFFVGAKHGRWVEYNNDFILLDKEKYRKGWSSGTKVTFYDSRRTKVDEVIPHGEDGVVEGDYYKFHENGQIAVRGQYENGSKVGKWVEYYPFLRRMHKELQYPEAPYKGAQEPVLLREYDKSMKLVYDREQAEKERLAKEKKEAEEEWRRKALEGTLDANEERPTP; encoded by the coding sequence ATGAAGTATTTGTGCACACGTCTCTTCCTCCTTGCGGGCATCTTCAGCATGGTCGGCCTTTCGAGCGCCCATGCGCAGACTGATACCTTGCAGACGGAGGGGAAGGGGTTGTACGAAAACGACAAACCTACCATCATCCTCGACACGGTGGCGTCGGTCAAAGACCAGAAAGAGCGCAAGAAGAAGTGGAAAAAGCGGGTGTTTTACGGCATCAAAACCCGAAAGAATTTCACGAAGAAGGGCGTTGGTGACCGGATGGAAATCGAGATTTTCTACACGTTGAAGAGTTACCAGGACCCTGATCCTTATCTACAGGAACTGCGCGAAATCTACTGGTACAACACCAACGAAAAAAAGATTGAGAAAGGACCGATCAAGGAAGGCGAAGCACGTTATGCGCAGATTCTGCACGGGCCTTACAAAAAAATGCGCGGCGGTGAGGTGATCGAAGAGGGCATCTTCTTCGTGGGGGCCAAGCACGGGCGCTGGGTGGAGTACAACAACGATTTCATTTTGCTCGACAAGGAAAAGTACCGCAAGGGCTGGTCGTCGGGCACCAAGGTTACGTTTTACGATTCGCGCCGTACCAAAGTCGACGAAGTAATTCCGCACGGCGAAGATGGCGTCGTGGAGGGCGACTATTACAAATTCCACGAAAACGGGCAGATTGCCGTGCGCGGACAATACGAAAATGGCAGCAAGGTGGGCAAATGGGTCGAGTATTATCCTTTTTTACGCCGGATGCACAAGGAATTGCAGTATCCGGAAGCACCGTACAAAGGAGCGCAAGAGCCTGTTCTGTTGCGCGAATACGACAAGAGCATGAAGCTGGTGTACGACCGGGAACAAGCCGAGAAAGAGCGGCTGGCCAAAGAAAAGAAAGAAGCCGAAGAAGAATGGCGTCGAAAAGCGCTGGAGGGAACCCTCGACGCCAACGAAGAACGTCCCACTCCCTAA
- a CDS encoding response regulator, whose product MAAKSTKYNVVMLIDDNEIDNLINQKMIEASNIADNIFTHTGARSAIEFLKNVEKMSVGEKSFLPDLIFLDIDMPLMDGFQFLEEFEKLSDKVKGHCRIVMLTSSINPQDLSKAKKSTFVKKYINKPLTQENLEKLEV is encoded by the coding sequence ATGGCCGCGAAATCGACAAAGTACAATGTAGTAATGCTGATTGATGACAATGAGATTGACAACCTCATCAATCAGAAAATGATCGAAGCTTCTAACATTGCGGATAATATTTTTACCCATACGGGAGCCCGGTCAGCAATTGAGTTTCTGAAGAACGTAGAGAAAATGTCGGTAGGCGAAAAAAGCTTTCTGCCTGACCTGATTTTTCTGGACATCGATATGCCACTGATGGACGGTTTTCAGTTTCTGGAAGAGTTCGAAAAACTCTCCGATAAAGTCAAAGGGCATTGCCGCATTGTGATGCTGACTTCTTCAATCAACCCACAAGATCTTAGCAAAGCCAAAAAGAGCACTTTTGTTAAGAAATACATCAACAAACCATTGACGCAGGAAAACCTGGAGAAACTTGAAGTTTAA
- the htpG gene encoding molecular chaperone HtpG, with translation MVEEKGTISVHTENIFPIIKKFLYSDHEIFLRELVSNAIDATQKLQKLASMGEFQGELGELKVKVAFDKDAKTITVSDQGIGMTAEEIKKYINQIAFSGATEFVEKYKDKGDDKQIIGHFGLGFYSSFMVAEKVEIVTRSHQDGAEPARWVCDGSTEFEITTAEKAERGTDIILHVADDSTEFLDSWRLRQILEKYCRFLPVPVEFEEKIINDTAPLWTKAPADLTDEDYLSFYKKLYPTAADPLFWVHLNVDYPFNLTGILYFPKVAKDFEMHRDKIQLYSRQVFITDEVKDVVPEFLMLLHGVIDSPDIPLNVSRSFLQADSNVKKINGYISKKVAEKLHELFKADRKAFEEKYDSIDVFVKYGMIADDKFYDRSKAFTLLQNTEGKYFTLDEYQEHIKANQQDKDETLVILYTTDPARQDTYIQGVRDRGYDVLKLDGVIDNHFINTLEQKLEKVSVRRVDSDTLDKLIDKGTQAESVLSDADKEKVKEVFNQALDRKDVNVEALSPDDLPVLITLPEFMRRMKDMARYNGMGAMMGNLPDQINVVVNGNHPLVTRLAGETDAEKQKALAQQAFDLALLSQNMLNGKALTDFVRRSVSFIS, from the coding sequence ATGGTAGAGGAAAAAGGTACAATTTCGGTTCACACCGAAAATATCTTCCCCATCATCAAGAAGTTTCTGTATTCTGATCATGAGATTTTTCTCCGTGAGCTGGTTTCGAACGCCATCGACGCCACTCAAAAGTTACAGAAACTCGCATCAATGGGAGAGTTTCAGGGCGAACTGGGCGAGCTAAAAGTAAAGGTAGCCTTTGATAAGGACGCCAAAACCATCACGGTGTCGGATCAGGGCATCGGGATGACCGCCGAAGAAATCAAGAAATACATCAATCAGATTGCCTTTTCGGGAGCGACCGAGTTTGTCGAGAAGTACAAAGACAAAGGCGACGACAAGCAGATCATCGGCCACTTTGGGCTGGGCTTCTACTCGTCGTTCATGGTCGCCGAAAAAGTCGAGATCGTGACGCGCTCCCATCAGGACGGCGCCGAACCGGCCCGTTGGGTCTGCGACGGCTCGACCGAGTTCGAAATTACGACGGCCGAAAAAGCCGAGCGTGGGACTGACATTATTTTACACGTAGCTGACGATTCGACCGAGTTTCTTGACAGTTGGCGTCTGCGGCAGATTTTGGAAAAATATTGCCGCTTTTTGCCGGTGCCGGTCGAGTTTGAAGAAAAGATCATCAACGACACAGCGCCGCTCTGGACCAAAGCACCGGCCGACCTGACCGACGAAGATTACCTCAGCTTTTATAAGAAGCTGTACCCGACGGCCGCCGATCCGCTGTTCTGGGTACACCTGAACGTCGACTACCCTTTCAACCTGACGGGCATCCTGTATTTCCCGAAAGTGGCGAAGGATTTCGAAATGCATCGCGACAAAATCCAGCTCTATTCCCGCCAGGTGTTCATCACCGACGAGGTGAAAGACGTGGTGCCGGAATTCCTGATGCTGCTGCACGGGGTGATCGATTCGCCCGACATTCCGCTGAACGTGTCGCGTAGTTTCCTGCAGGCCGACAGCAACGTGAAGAAAATCAACGGTTACATCTCGAAAAAAGTAGCCGAGAAACTGCACGAGTTGTTCAAAGCCGACCGCAAGGCGTTTGAAGAGAAATACGACAGCATCGACGTGTTTGTCAAGTACGGCATGATTGCCGACGACAAGTTCTACGATCGTTCCAAGGCGTTTACGCTGCTGCAAAACACAGAGGGCAAGTACTTCACGCTGGACGAATACCAGGAGCACATCAAAGCCAACCAGCAGGACAAAGACGAAACGCTGGTGATCCTCTACACGACCGATCCCGCCCGGCAGGATACCTACATTCAGGGGGTACGCGACCGCGGCTACGACGTGCTGAAGCTGGACGGCGTCATCGACAACCACTTTATCAATACGCTGGAGCAGAAGCTGGAGAAGGTATCGGTGCGCCGGGTCGATTCTGACACGCTCGACAAATTGATCGACAAAGGGACGCAGGCAGAGAGTGTGCTGAGCGATGCCGATAAAGAAAAAGTGAAAGAAGTGTTCAACCAGGCGCTGGACCGGAAGGACGTCAACGTAGAGGCGCTTTCGCCCGACGACCTGCCCGTGCTGATTACGCTGCCGGAGTTTATGCGCCGCATGAAAGACATGGCTCGCTACAACGGCATGGGGGCGATGATGGGCAACCTGCCGGACCAAATCAACGTGGTCGTAAACGGCAACCACCCGCTCGTAACGCGCCTGGCCGGCGAAACCGACGCCGAAAAGCAGAAAGCCCTGGCCCAGCAGGCGTTCGATCTGGCGCTGTTGTCGCAGAACATGCTGAACGGTAAAGCCCTGACCGACTTTGTGCGTCGGAGCGTCAGCTTCATTTCGTAA